In Arachis hypogaea cultivar Tifrunner chromosome 7, arahy.Tifrunner.gnm2.J5K5, whole genome shotgun sequence, the genomic window aatattttaatataataataataacaaattatttgacacatgattgattggattgtggttatactccttattcccaacaatctcccacttgcccGAGAGCCAATCATGATAGATTGAATCTTGAGCATACTATTATCTCAATAATCTCCCACTTGTACTagagccaatcaatcatgtgtataatttttaatacacatttgtatttatcaaaactcttttgtcTTTAAACACCTTTGCTTTTGAGCATATTTGCTTGACCTTTTGTAAAATACACCTAGTGCATAATAAATAACACGTTTTCTCAAAACATGAAATCTCCCACTATAAtagtgcataattttattttaagtacAATCCTTATTGAACATGATTATAAAGAACCTAAGTAACCATTAGATCTATCTTTATAGAATTGTATCATTATACAAATAGGCTACTTTTGAAAAAGTTAGTTTGACGATCAAACCTTTTATACTCTCAAGAGAAAGTATATCCTCTATTGAGTGGTAtacaattttaataaaagtaattgTACTTCCATTCTTTCTTTAAGAGGAATCTCTTTTCTAAAAAATAGTTTAACCTCTTATCACAGACACTTTGTCATAAGAAGAGTGATAAAAAtaatctcattatttctttaggataaccaataaatctcatttatCGAACCTGATATCAATTCTATTGTTGTGCAATCTCTTAATACATATAAGACATCTCCAAACTCTAATGTTCTTGAGTTTCACCTTATGCCTTTTCCATATCTCATATGGGTAAAAAATTGATTTAgtgagaaatttgttaatttaatatttctaaaatatAGTCCAAATATTTAACAAACAGTGATACTCAACTAAATCAAATTTCATGTCTCTTAAGAACAATTTTGATGCGCATCCTCAATACTCATATTGAGCTTTTCCAAAAAGATCACAAACCTTAATCATATTAGGGCCAATTGTAAattgtttgtaacaaaataaatctctaaaaatactTGCAAGAATAATTCTCGCTAAAGCCATTTGGCTAATGGCATTCCAActtctaaagttgtttaattcaaaatatattgcccaatactcccactagtttaaataaaatctttgatAGTCATACTATCTTACTTTGGACACTATACATCTTTTCAAGATGTTCAGTAATAAATAGTAGGTATATGCTTTTAAAATTAGAACTCATGATTGTCAAAACAACCCATATtgtagtaaaataatattttagatacTTTATAAGTATTGACTATTTCATCACCAATTTTATTGGACAATATTATTTCAATAGGATTATCATGTCCATGAAACTCTTTTATACATAAGAATAATTCTCAATGTATAGCCAATTTATCACTTTCAAGTATGCCATACGAAAAATGGacatgtttaaaaatttaaaatatgaaagtaaatcaagaaatctatatttctagcaaaattatttagaatcgtGAATGAGTACATTGGTTGTCAAGTTGTTACTCATACCTATTCCAAATAAACATGATTAAATTGTATCCCATACAATTATAATTCTTAATAATTATCTGGTTGTCAGACAGttatttaactgaattatattttatacttcTAGGTAGTCTaggttcaagtataaaattaattctccttatacatcgtcatatgcataaataaattctatctttgagtacaagtctcctggttgtcaggttgctccttgtaaacaagagataaatttatttttttggcaAACTCCTAACTTTTAGGATTATCTCTATTGTtagagaattttttttatcagtattcatggattaaattttatactcccaCGTTATCtaggtaaaatataaaattaaatccttaatatatcaaatgtatatactgattattattttcaaaataaaactccTAGTTGTCAGGCCGCTCTTTATAATCAAGAACATtagaaaccctaatttctaaaattaactcttggttaacccttagagtatgatttaattgtcaaactctaacttgttaccattattataatgaactgtgaatgacctaagaaactcatttcttcattcattcaatctccttggccaaggttttattcatctcagtcattataatcatagaactCAAACTCTTTActgagagttgacggattccttattgactaataattaattttacaagtatttaaatcataccaaatatccattcaactagcaccctagggtattaggtgtctagaatcaaaatataataaatacattgttaattactatcaCAGTCCTAGGTCAaagaaaactctattactatgttcatcttgagaatatcctattgacaaatatacgataattataaccattaggaattctcaaagtgagtcagttcaatggtcataatatctctatatgcaccatctatatatataatttaataaatgagatctattaatcttcatccaataaagaccattatatatatatatatatatattgatctttccggattattaatgtcctttttaataatcctatgatcaagaacaatttagattaaattataaaagatttatctctcaatattatgatcactatcacaatgataaatctttagatttaatcaaggaccttattacattaatattttaatataataataataacaaattatttgacacatgattaattggattgtggtcatactcctAATTCCCAACAGAGAttaaaaaggaaagatgaaagaAAAGGATTAGTGAGGTAAAGATAAAATgatcaaaaatttgattttgaaaataattttaacctTGAgaactattttaaataataaaaaaaagtaaaaataatttctattttaacTTCAAACTTTAAGAATTAAAACAGTAGTTGTCTCTACTTTTAAACTAATCCGTACAAATTTTACGCTTGAATTTAGTaggttctttttttgtttttttttttaaatccactTGATACTCAATATTGTCTTCATGTAACAACTAGTAGTTAAAGACTTACAAGTAGTTATTTTCATGTAAAGTTAATCACTGAAAATCGTTAGATcatttaacaaatttaattaaattaaaatataacaactTTTAACTATCAATGCTATATGAATACTAGTACGTATAAACTTTCACCACCAAATTAATCCATGCAGAAACTTCTGATCATGGAAGTGTGTCATAATGTTAACTGCTTTGTAATTGTACTCCCAATACAAATATCTACGTTAATTGTGACAATATAATAACAAAACCAAATCAATGATCTCATAGAAGCTTCAAGTTACATAATGAAGGCAAATATGGCTAACTAGTAAGTTAAAATTTACAACAAAAAATGTTCTGATTGGcaataacaaaattgaacaatCAAATTACAGTTTTATGTTTACATGATTCTCCATGTTCCTCCTTCAAAGAATGAAGCTTAATAGCTTATCATACAAAATTTTACCTagcaaacattaaaaaaaatcttgaTAGAAATAAATGACACTGCAGAAAACCTGCATTCTTATTCTCCACAAAAATTGGGTGAAATGCGTGCATTTTTCGTTGTTTCAATCCCTGTCCAGATTCTGAAATATGTATAACCCAAACTTGTTCTGAAACAGTTCTTCCCAACTAAATCAGGCAAGAGCATCTGCATCGCCAAAAATATCGCTTTGCTTACTTCATGGCTGATCATCAAGCCGATCCTTGCGAAAGCAATGCTGCATCTCGCCGAGCTTTTTCAGCATCATTCCCAACACCATCCATCATGCCTGCATTAAACATGATTCTTCTTTTGTAGACATTGGCCAAAACGGAGATAGCTCCACCACTTTTCCTATTATAATCAGTGTTGGTGACACCAAACCAGCGGATGTAATATTCTCGGAAAGTTCCTTCAGTTTTGCGAACACCTACACGATTTCAAATAATATGCATGATCAGAAGAACCTAGTAGCTTTGATTATGCAAAAACAAATAACAATGGTGACTTCGTAGATAAGTTGGATGCAACATCTAAACAAAAAACaaacacaaaaacaaaaacaattataATGACTTGGCCTGTAGACTGTAGTCCCAGATGCAACTTCTTAAGAACTTTCAAATTGGTTCTTTTATCGAGTACTTTGTAACAATTATTTTTTCAAGATTGATAACAATGAAAGGCATCGTTTCTTACAAAAACAAGAAGGTCAAATTTAGAGAGGGACAGACACAAGTAACTCCAATACTGCACTAGGAAGAATAGTGGATCCTGTGCAGGAGCCTTATATACACATTCAGTAAAACTAATAGCttcaattttttatgtaaaaagatGAAATGAATCATAACAATAAATAAGCGGAACAAGGGACACAAAGTTGTGTTGCAAGAGTATAAGCCTTATCATGAATTGCAAAGTTATTCTTGGGGAAAGCATGACTAAACAACCAAGTGTTTTGGCTGTGTACATGCGAATTATGAGGAGAGTGAATGATAAAGGAAATGATCAATAAAAAGACTTCAaatataacaagaaaaataaacttttGAAGAAGGATTTTGAAAGAGGCAAGTTTGAGAGGCATTCAGGATATGCTAACAAATTGTAGGACTAGATGGCTAAACGGATTAAGTGGATAATAAATGTTGAGACATGGGAAATAAATGCAGACATAAAGCATAGGATTCAACCTAGATGGACAAATTGAAGAAGAGTCATTcaagtattaattttttatgataataacattgttttatttatttatttattttgtattcacAACTATAAGATCAGAATGTTGTATAGAACTGAAAATTTGGCAATAAGATTGAACTAGTAATGAACGCATCGAAAAGAAAGTTGGGATAGAAAGAAACAATTTGTGATAAAGATGATAAATATCCTCTAGAGAAGGCCTTTAGTAGCTCTCTCAAGTAGAATACGTAAACTGATGGTAGTTTAATAGCTAGCTAGAGATAAAGGGAGAATTATTGGTAAGACAATCAAGAGGATTAGATTTTAATGGTTTGAGTTAAAAGGTGATTGATGACAAGACACTATGGTTTAATACATGTAATTACCACCATCCAGTGGGGCAAGACTTAACTATTACTATCACTATATAGATGTGTACATATTTTCCAACTAAGGCTCAATATCATAGGTTTGTTGCATAATAAGAATTTCACGAGTTTTAAGATAGcgcattaataatttattaattttcaatatGATACTAAAGCAACTCCAACAGCAAAAATGTTACTAGTGAGGTAAAAGAGAGATGGTTAATTCCATGGTAAGTCATAGCCCTCTTAATTTAATAGTGTCATTGTCAATGATGACTATAAATGAATGCAATGAGACAAACAAATAACTAGTTAATCAATTTGATATATTGAGAACGTGAAAAGGAAGATATAGTTATGCTTACTGTGCGCTGTTGAGGTGTTGTCCCTCGCTCAATGGCTGCAGCTGGAGTCTCGGGGGACAAACCATGACACATTAATTTCTGTGCAAGTGAAGGGAGGGTTGACAAGCCCATATAAACCACCAATGTAGAATCAGGATCGGCTGCATTTTCTGCTACAAATAGAGGATCAGTTCCACCTTTCCTTGAATGCCCCGTGAGGAACCTCACGCTATTTGCAATACCACGATGAGTTAACGGAATCCCCAGCTCTGCTGCTATTCCAGATGCTGCAGTTATGCCTGCAAGGAATGAGAATAACTGATTATGGTAAAATCACAAACCAAACATGATCAactaaaaaggggaaaaaaacctAAAAGAATAAGTGGTAACATGAACACCAATCATCTTCCCTGTCAAATTGCCAATTCAACAAGGCACTTTGTGCTTTGCGATGTAGAGTAACCAGTGAGTGTATCTAATTCTAATGAAAAGTGCCACTTTAAGTTGGATTAACCATAAACTTGCTTAGAAAGCAATGAATACACAAGGAAAATACTCGGTCACTATTATATAAAGTATAAGACATGCCTGATTGATCCACAGATACCTGTTTCAAGATTAAATAACAAACTATTTTCCGTAATGACTATTGACTCAATTTGGCAAAAACCGATTTTTATCCGTGGCAACTATATAACACAATGGAGCATTGGTGCCATCAACATTATGATTTATTAGGATCCAAAATCTTTGTAGTGTCAAATTCGTCTTAGTAAGATAAAGACACCAGAAGCATACCTGGAATAACTTTCACTTGGATACCTTGTTGCTGCAAAAAATCCATTTCCTCTCCACCCCTCCCAAACACCTACATATACCAAATGAAGAagtgaaaaaaaaacataaaatagcataCAGTCCATCATCCATGACAATGCAATGCATCAAATTGCTTCACCAACGGACAACCCCAAATGGAAACTTACCAATGGATCACCCCCTTTAAGTCTCACAACAGTGGCCCCGGCTTCTGCAAAACTCAGAAGAAGCTCATGTATTTCCTCCTGCCACAatccaacccaaaaaaaaaaaaaatccatttttatcAATATAAAAGGGGGTCTAAAACACCAAATCCTAACTAACTCAAGCAAGAACTCTTCATAAAGGGATCAAAACATAGTCACAACAAAACCCGATATGGGTATAGGAAACCCGGTATGTCTCACCACGCAATTCGCTacattttgttataaaattactAGTATTCCTTTAGAGAGATCTCGGTCATTCAGTACACGATACACAAGTGAAAGAGAGAATTCATTAGGGAAAACAAACacaaactacaaaaaaaaaaaaaaaaaaaacagtacacatataaaatcagaaaaaaatttgaaaagttcaAATTGAGCCATAAcccatcataaaaaaatttaaaagaaaccaAAACCAACGTGTAAACAACAAACATCAATGCATATTATCAACACAAACAGTCAATACTTTAATTTCAGCAATAACCAttcagaaaaggataaaaaaaaaactctactACAACAAAACATAGTCCAGATATATAAAATGGGAAAAATTCCCAATTCAGCAATAAAGACCGAtcagaaaaattgaaaagaaaccGAAACAGTACCTGAGTTCTGCTATGGTAGCCAGCAGTTTTTCCCACATAGAGAAGCCTAGCATGAGGAGCAACCAAATCTAAGACATCATTAGAGACCAACCTATCATACAGCAACAAATCAGCACCTTTGATAACTCTCACAGCCTTCAATGTCAACAACTCAGGGTCCCCCGGACCAGTTCCAACCAAGAATACATTCCCCAGTACACATTTTCCTTCACTGCTACACTTCCCTTCACTCTCCCTCTTCTCCCTCAGCACCTGAAGCAA contains:
- the LOC112703060 gene encoding S-adenosyl-L-methionine-dependent uroporphyrinogen III methyltransferase, chloroplastic, yielding MALHKFASFSSLHYSAFTTTHYHRVFSINCCTTSSTSSSSSSSSPSSSSPFTEKHSIERFQRDQWLYTNTATNNKPIVSSNLGSIREDDIALQLPELKKLLQVLREKRESEGKCSSEGKCVLGNVFLVGTGPGDPELLTLKAVRVIKGADLLLYDRLVSNDVLDLVAPHARLLYVGKTAGYHSRTQEEIHELLLSFAEAGATVVRLKGGDPLVFGRGGEEMDFLQQQGIQVKVIPGITAASGIAAELGIPLTHRGIANSVRFLTGHSRKGGTDPLFVAENAADPDSTLVVYMGLSTLPSLAQKLMCHGLSPETPAAAIERGTTPQQRTVFAKLKELSENITSAGLVSPTLIIIGKVVELSPFWPMSTKEESCLMQA